TCCTTTAAAAACGATTAGAAACAATCTTTAAAATCAATGAGCTGTGCGCGATGAACAGCAGTTAAATGAAATGGTATTTAGCCATTTTTTTATTCTATAGCTATCAAGTTATCACAAAAATTTATTGGAAAAAGTAACCCGTTTGCGGTGAGCTGGCGGTTGCCATTTTACGCATCGGCATCCGTCCGGCTAAAAATGCCTCGCGTCCTGCCCAAACCGCGTGTTTCATTGCCTGTGCCATCATGACTGGATTTTGCGCATTGGCAATCGCGGAGTTCATCAGCACACCATCACAGCCAAGCTCCATCGCAATTGCCGCATCAGAAGCCGTACCCACACCCGCATCGACCAATACCGGCACTTTGGCATTTTCAATAATCAGGCTCAGCGTATGGCGATTGAGCAAGCCCAAACCTGACCCAATCAAGCTACCTAATGGCATAATCGCTACGCAGCCCATACTTTCTAACTCTTGCGCGACGATAGGGTCGTCCGACGTATAAACCATCACTTCAAAACCATCATCAATCAATACTTTTGCTGCTTTTAGCGTTTCCATAACATTCGGATATAGGCTTTTTTCATCACCCAACACTTCAAGCTTCACTAGATTATGCCCGCCTAACAGCTCGCGAGCAAGTTTACAGGTGCGAATGGCGCTATCAGCATCAAAGCAACCGGCAGTATTAGGCAAAATGGTGTATTTATCAGGTGAAATGACATCAAGCAAATTGGGCTCGTCACAATTTTGACCGATATTGGTGCGACGAATAGCCACGGTGACAATTTCTGCCCCAGAGGCGGCAATGGCGGCTCCGGTTTCGTTCATATCTTTATATTTCCCCGTACCGACTAACAAACGCGAGGAAAACGTGCGACTACCAACAGTGAAAGTATCATTGACGAGAGGCGATTGATGATTAGTAAGGCTTAGGGTTGGCGTCAAAACTTGTGACATATCAGGAATCCTAATAACGGGCGGTGTATAAAAGATAGAAAGAGTCAGAAAAATAAAAAACACAGTAAAAATGGGCGCTGATAAGCCATAATTAATCAATAATTAAGCTATAACTAATTAATAGCTAAGCATTAATAAGGCACAATTTTCAAATCATAAAATGGCGCGATAGCCTTGCTTATCAGACAGCACAAAATGCATAACAAAATGTTAGTATAACAAACTCATGCGCGCTTACCTGCACTCATTATTCAGTTTCATTGGCTAAGCGTCAATGGTTTCTTATAGGTTTATTTAATAAGAAATTTGACCTTTTAACCTGCACTATTTATCTTTTAGGGTATCTTTATTATGATGCAACTGCCGTACAGTTTTGCCAAACGCCATCAGCTGTTGATTATTCTAGCGATGGATCCTGAGCTGCCACCGACAGTGCTACTGACTAAAGCCACGCCATTATCGGCGATTAATGAGGCAGCGCGGTTTTTGCAGCAGCAAGGTGTACGCAGTGTGCCAGTATATGAAAGGGTCAGCGCCGACGATTTTGAAAAACGTATGAACGCGGCGTATGCGGGCAATACGGGTGAGTCACAGCATATCGCAGCAGGTCTTGAAGATCACCCTGACCTTGATAGCTTAGCAGATAGCGTTCCTGAGACCGAAGATTTGATGGATCAGCAAGATGATGCGCCCATCATTCGCCTGATTAACGCGCTATTATCCGAAGCCATTCGCCTAAATGCCTCTGATATTCATATTGAAACCTTTGAGAAAAGGTTAGTGGTGCGCTTTCGTGTTGATGGTGAGCTAAAAGAAATTATTACCCCGAAACGTCAATTAGCCCCATTATTAGTATCACGTATTAAAGTCATGGCAAAGCTCGATATTGCTGAAAAACGTGTGCCGCAAGATGGGCGCATTAGCTTACGGTTGGCAGGGCGTGAAGTCGACGTGCGTGTATCGACGTTACCGTCAAGCTTTGGTGAAAGGGTAGTAATGCGTCTGCTCGACAAGCAAGCCGGACATCTTAATATGACGTATTTGGGGCTTGCTGATAACGACTATGATGAGCTGAAGCGCTTAATTCATCGACCACACGGCATTATCTTGGTCACAGGTCCGACAGGTTCTGGCAAAACTACCACCCTTTATGCCGCATTAACAGACTTAAACGACCAAACGCGCAATATTTTAACCGCTGAAGATCCGATTGAGTTTCAGCTGGATGGCATTGGGCAAACGCAAGTGAATAATAAAGTCGATATGACTTTCGCTAAAAGTCTGCGTGCGATGTTACGGCAAGATCCTGATGTGGTGATGGTTGGGGAAATTCGCGATATTGAAACGGCTGAGATTGCGGTGCAAGCGTCACTCACTGGACATTTGGTATTATCAACTTTGCACACTAATACCGCGATTGGAGCGGTTACGCGCTTGCAAGATATGGGTATTGAGCCTTTTTTATTATCGTCATCATTGATTGGCGTGGTGGCACAACGCCTCGTGCGCACGCTATGTACGCATTGTCTGACATGGCAACTTGCGGATACAGAGCAGGCTAAATTATTTACTGAAATTGGTATTAACGCTGAGACTGCGGTTAATCTTCCTAAAGCCGTTGGTTGTGATAAATGCAATCAGTCAGGATTTAAAGGGAGAACCGCGATATATGAAGTGGTGCCCATTGATGATGATATGCGGCGCATGATTCATAGCAATACCGCAGAATATGAGCTAGAAGCCTATGCGCGTAAGCAAACGCCTTCGATTCGCGCTGATGGTTTGCGTAAAGTGATTGCAGGGCGCACAACGTTAGAAGAAGTCTTGCGCGTCACCAAAGAGAGCGCCCTACTTGAGGACGCTTTGATAGTTTAATTCAAGACATTGATTCGATATTTTAATGGAATGTCTTATTTTGCTGCGATACATTCAATCTCAACGCTCGCGCCTGCTGCTAACTCTGCCACACCAAAGGCTGAGCGTACCGGATAAGGCTTAGCCAGCTCGGTTTGATAGACTTTATTAAAGTCAGAAAAGTCATCCATATCGGTGAGCATAGCGCTACATTTGATGATGTTGGACTTTTTATAACCATATTGTAATAACACCGCTTGGATATTATCTAATGCTTGCTTGGTTTCAGTTTTGATACCACCCTTGACTAATTTGCCATCTTTAAAGCCAATTTGCCCTGACATATATAAAGTATCGCCAACGCGTACCGCATCAGAAAAAGGATACTTGCCGCCATCACCATAAAAAATTGGGGCGGTTTTACTCACAGCGATAGGTGCTGCTGCCGGAGCCGCTGTGGCGCTCATGGTCATAGTTAGTGCACACGCGCTCGCCAGTAACACAGATGATAAAGTGCTCGTAAGCGTTTTAGTATGAGTAGACATTATAATTTCCTTATTATTCGAGTGTTTTATTATTGATGTGCGTTCAATTCATGCTGTCTGAGCATTCTCATCTTTATTTTCAGGGGCTTGTTCTTGGTTGACCTCTTTGCCTTGTCGGCGTGCTTCTAACTCAGATTTGGGTATCCACGCCCACGTCATCTCAACCACGATGGGATCACGCTCACGGTCTGATTCACGGTCATTAATCACGCAAGGAATGACCATTTCACCTTTAGGCGTATTTAAAATATCTAAGCGCTGCTCATCGGATAAGGTGGCGATAGCGGCAACTTGACCTTTGGTAAGCGGGCGATAAAAATTAACGGAGTAGGATTTAATCAGCAATATCCGATCGGAGGGTAAATTTAACCCCAATATAAAACCAGTGGCGGTTTCGGCAAGTAAAGTCACGGCAACCGCATGAATAGAGCCAATATGATTTTGCACCGCCTTGCTATTATTTAAGCTGACCACGACTTTATTGGGTTCAACGGTTTCGTAACAGATGCCCGTCGTGCCCACATACGGCACCACTTTACCAAACGCTTTGGATAAAACAGTTGAGCGTACCGCAGCTGGTAAATATTTAGTGACGGATAATAACTTGGTAAATTGATTTTTCACTGGCTTGACTTTAATGTTGGCAGTGTCCATTTGAGGGTTGAGCGTATCAGCAGTTTTGGCTGGTAAGGTAGCATTGGATGTAGTGGGTATTTTTTTTAATAATCCTGACATACGATATTCCTCAAAATGACGATGGTGACAATTTTAGAAGTAGCGACTTGAAAGCAAAAACCGTTAATGGGCGGCTATCTGCGTCTAGTCATGTTAGCATTAACCGCTCTAGTGCCACTATTATTAGCATAGACTTGTGCGCTCATAAAGTAGTAGTCACGTAACGAATCGCGCGGCGAGTGCTTATTAATGGGTTTTTATACCCTATTGTTATTACCCTTTTATGGCTTTAATTATCATTTAATAAACCATCAAATGGTTATCATGTGTTTTTAATACTGAGTTAAGTTATGCCAAATACGCCTGTCAATATCATCTATACCGGTGTCGCTGGCACGGGAAAAACCTACCAATTGCTGCAAATTGCTCAGTACTATACCGATCATTTAGCGGCTGTTGATGCTAAGCAACTACTGGCGCAACTGCTATACGAATTGAGCTGGCGAGAGGTTATCTGTTTAATTTTTTTAGAGTTAAAAACGCAGCAACAGGATTTAGTAAAAGTGCCTGAAATTTTAGCACATGAGTTTTTTGTGGCGAAAGCCATGAATAACGAGCGTGATAAAAATTTAAGCAATACCGCATGGTCAGTGCTACAAATGCATAGTCCAATGCATTCTCAAACGGTCGATTATAAAAAGCGTGCTAGCCAAGCCTATTTTGATAAAGATGAGAGCGGAGCATGGTTTTTATTGGCTGAGAGCATGAGTTTATTAGCAGAATTGTCTGAGCGATTGGCGGAGTTTCGGCAGGCACAGCGTGATAGTGTACCCGTCAATAAGCAGC
This genomic window from Psychrobacter urativorans contains:
- a CDS encoding thiazole synthase, coding for MSQVLTPTLSLTNHQSPLVNDTFTVGSRTFSSRLLVGTGKYKDMNETGAAIAASGAEIVTVAIRRTNIGQNCDEPNLLDVISPDKYTILPNTAGCFDADSAIRTCKLARELLGGHNLVKLEVLGDEKSLYPNVMETLKAAKVLIDDGFEVMVYTSDDPIVAQELESMGCVAIMPLGSLIGSGLGLLNRHTLSLIIENAKVPVLVDAGVGTASDAAIAMELGCDGVLMNSAIANAQNPVMMAQAMKHAVWAGREAFLAGRMPMRKMATASSPQTGYFFQ
- the gspE gene encoding type II secretion system ATPase GspE, with the translated sequence MMQLPYSFAKRHQLLIILAMDPELPPTVLLTKATPLSAINEAARFLQQQGVRSVPVYERVSADDFEKRMNAAYAGNTGESQHIAAGLEDHPDLDSLADSVPETEDLMDQQDDAPIIRLINALLSEAIRLNASDIHIETFEKRLVVRFRVDGELKEIITPKRQLAPLLVSRIKVMAKLDIAEKRVPQDGRISLRLAGREVDVRVSTLPSSFGERVVMRLLDKQAGHLNMTYLGLADNDYDELKRLIHRPHGIILVTGPTGSGKTTTLYAALTDLNDQTRNILTAEDPIEFQLDGIGQTQVNNKVDMTFAKSLRAMLRQDPDVVMVGEIRDIETAEIAVQASLTGHLVLSTLHTNTAIGAVTRLQDMGIEPFLLSSSLIGVVAQRLVRTLCTHCLTWQLADTEQAKLFTEIGINAETAVNLPKAVGCDKCNQSGFKGRTAIYEVVPIDDDMRRMIHSNTAEYELEAYARKQTPSIRADGLRKVIAGRTTLEEVLRVTKESALLEDALIV
- a CDS encoding RidA family protein encodes the protein MSTHTKTLTSTLSSVLLASACALTMTMSATAAPAAAPIAVSKTAPIFYGDGGKYPFSDAVRVGDTLYMSGQIGFKDGKLVKGGIKTETKQALDNIQAVLLQYGYKKSNIIKCSAMLTDMDDFSDFNKVYQTELAKPYPVRSAFGVAELAAGASVEIECIAAK
- a CDS encoding DUF4442 domain-containing protein — encoded protein: MSGLLKKIPTTSNATLPAKTADTLNPQMDTANIKVKPVKNQFTKLLSVTKYLPAAVRSTVLSKAFGKVVPYVGTTGICYETVEPNKVVVSLNNSKAVQNHIGSIHAVAVTLLAETATGFILGLNLPSDRILLIKSYSVNFYRPLTKGQVAAIATLSDEQRLDILNTPKGEMVIPCVINDRESDRERDPIVVEMTWAWIPKSELEARRQGKEVNQEQAPENKDENAQTA